atacgccaatttttaggactagctggttactacagaaggttcatccaagacttttccaggatagcaaaacccttgactgcattaacgcataaagggaagaaatttgaatggaaggatgaacaagagaaagcgtttcagttattgaagaaaaagctaactacggcacctatattgtcattgcctgaagggaatgatgattttgtgatttattgtgacgcatcaaagcaaggtctcggttgtgtattaatgcaacgaacgaaggtgattgcttatgcgtctagacaattaaagattcacgagcaaaattatacgacgcatgatttggaattaggcgcggttgtttttgcattaaagacttggaggcactacttatatggggtcaaaagtattatatataccgaccacaaaagtcttcaacacatatttaatcagaaacaactgaatatgaggcagcgtaggtggattgaattattgaatgattacgattttgagattcgttaccacccggggaaggcaaatgtggtagccgatgccttgagcaggaaggatagagaacccattcgagtaaaatctatgaatataatgattcataataacattactactcaaataaaggaggcgcaacaaggagttttaaaagaggaaaatttaaaggatgaaatacccaaaggatcggagaagcatcttaatattcgggaagacggaacccggtatagggctgaaaggatttgggtaccaaaatttggagatatgagagaaatggtacttagagaagctcataaaaccagatactcaatacatcctggaacggggaagatgtacaaggatctcaagaaacatttttggtggccgggtatgaaagccgatgttgctaaatacgtaggagaatgtttgacgtgttctaaggtcaaagctgagcatcagaaaccatcaggtctacttcaacaacccgaaatcccggaatggaaatgggaaaacattaccatggatttcatcactaaattgccaaggactgcaagtggttttgatactatttgggtaatagttgatcgtctcaccaaatcagcacacttcctgccaataagagaagatgacaagatggagaagttagcacgactgtatttgaaggaagtcgtctccagacatggaataccaatctctattatctctgatagggatggcagatttatttcaagattctggcagacattacagcaagcattaggaactcgtctagacatgagtactgcctatcatccacaaactgatgggcagagcgaaaggacgatacaaacgcttgaagacatgctacgagcatgtgttattgatttcggaaacagttgggatcgacatctaccgttagcagaattttcctacaacaacagctaccattcaagcattgagatggcgccgtttgaagcactttatggtagaaagtgcaggtctccgatttgttggagtgaggtgggggatagacagattacgggtccggagattatacaagaaactaccgagaagatcatccaaattcaacaacggttgaaaaccgcccaaagtcgacaaaagagctacgctgacattaaaagaaaagatatagaatttgaaattggagagatggtcatgcttaaagtttcaccttggaaaggcgttgttcgatttggtaaacgagggaaattaaatccaaggtatattggaccattcaagattattgatcgtgtcggaccagtagcttaccgacttgagttacctcaacaactcgcggctgtacataacactttccacgtctcgaatttgaagaaatgttttgctaaagaagatctcactattccgttagatgaaatccaaatcaacgaaaaactccaattcatcgaagaacccgtcgaaataatggatcgtgaggttaaaagacttaagcaaaacaagataccaattgttaaggttcgatggaatgctcgtagaggacccgagttcacctgggagcgtgaagatcagatgaagaagaaatacccgcatctatttccagaagattcgtcaacaccttcaacagcttaaaatttcgggacgaaatttatttaacgggtaggtactgtagtgacccgaaattttccatgtttatatatattaatttagattgatgtttacatgattaaatgtttccaacatgttaagcaatcaaacttgttaagacttgattaattgaaataggtttcatatagacaattgaccacccaagttgaccggtgattcacgaacgttaaaacttgtaaaaaactatatgatgacatatatatggttatatatatagttaacatgatattatgataagtaaacatatcattaattatattaacaatgaactacatatgtaaaaacaagactactaacttaatgattttgaaacgagacatatatgtaacgtttatcgttgtaacgacatttaatgtatatatatcatattaagagatattcgtacatcataatatcatgataatataataatttaaaatctcttttgttattataaacattgggttaacaacatttaacaagatcgttaacctaaaggtttcaaaacaacacttacatgtaacgactaacgatgacttaacgactcagttaaaatgtatatacatgtagtgttttaatatgtatttatacacttttgaaagacttcaatacacttatcaaaatacttctacttaacaaaaatgcttacaattacattctcgttcagtttcatcaacaattctactcgtatgcacccgtattcgtactcgtacaatacacagcttttagatgtatgtactattggtatatacactccaatgatcagctcttagcagcccatgtgagtcacctaacacatgtgggaaccatcatttggcaactagcatgaaatatctcataagattacaaaaatatgagtaatcattcatgacttatttacatgaaaacaaaattacatatcctttatatctaatccatacaccaacgaccaaaaacacctacaaacactttcattcttcaattttcttcatctaattgaactctctcaagttctatcttcaagttctaagtgttcttcataaattccaaaagttctagtttcataaaatcaagaatactttcaagtttgctagctcacttccaatcttgtaaggtgatcatccaacctcaagaaatctttgtttcttacagtaggttatcattctaatacaaggtaataatcatattcaaactttggttcaatttctataactataacaatcttatttcaagtgatgatcttacttgaacttgttttcgtgtcatgattttgcttcaagaactttgagccatctaaggatccattgaagctagatccatttttctcttttccagtaggttcatccaaggaacttaaggtagtaatgatgttcataacatcattcgattcatacatataaagctatcttattcgaaggtttaaacttgtaatcactagaacatagtttagttaattctaaacttgttcgcaaacaaaagttaatccttctaacttgacttttaaaatcaactaaacacatgttctatatctatatgatatgctaacttaatgatttaaaacctggaaacacgaaaaacaccgtaaaaccggatttacgccgtcgtagtaacaccgcgggctgttttgggttagttaattaaaaactatgataaactttgatttaaaagttgttattctgagaaaatgatttttattatgaacatgaaactatatccaaaaattatggttaaactcaaagtggaagtatgttttctaaaatggtcatctagacgtcgttctttcgactgaaatgactacctttacaaaaacgacttgtaacttatttttccgactagaaacctatactttttttgtttagattcataaaatagagttcaatatgaaaccatagcaatttgattcactcaaaacggatttaaaatgaagaagttatgggtaaaacaagattggataatttttctcattttagctacgtgaaaattggtaacaaatctattccaaccataacttaatcaacttgtattatatattatgtaatcttgagataccatagacacgtatacaatgtttcgacctatcatgtcgacacatctatatatatttcggaacaaccatagacactctatatgtgaatgttggagttagctatacagggttgaggttgattccaaaatatatatagtttgagttgtgatcaatactgagatacgtatacactgggtcgtggattgattcaagataatatttatcgatttatttctgtacatctaactgtggacaactagttgtaggttactaacgaggacagctgacttaataaacttaaaacatcaaaatatattaaaagtgttgtaaatatattttgaacatactttgatatatatgtatatattgttataggttcgtgaatcaaccagtggccaagtcttacttcccgacgaagtaaaaatctgtgaaagtgagttatagtcccacttttaaaatctaatatttttgggatgagaatacatgcaggttttataaatgatttacaaaatagacacaagtacgtgaaactacattctatggttgaattatcgaaatcgaatatgcccctttttattaagtctggtaatctaagaattagggaacagacaccctaattgacgcgaatcctaaagatagatctattgggcctaacaaaccccatccaaagtaccggatgctttagtacttcgaaatttatatcatatccgaagggtgtcccggaatgatggggatattcttatatatgcatcttgttattgtcggttaccaggtgttcaccatatgaatgatttttatctctatgtatgggatgtgtattgaaatatgaaatcttgtggtctattgttacgatttgatatatataggttaaacctataactcaccaacatttttgttgacgtttaaagcatgtttattctcaggtgaatattaagagcttccgctgttgcttactaaaataaggacaagatttggagtccatgtttgtatgttattgtgtaaaaactgcattcaagaaactgatttcgatgtaacatatttgtattgtaaaccattatgtaatggtcgtgtgtaaacaggatattttagattatcattatttgataatctacgtaaagttttttaaacctttatttatgaaataaaggttatggtttgttttaaaaatgaatgcagtctttgaaaaacgtctcatatagaggtcaaaacctcgcaacgaaatcaattaatatggaacgtttttaatcaataagaacgggacatttcacattgtaCACTAGACAAGATAAATTTAGAATTAAGCTGAATTCTTCATATAAATGAAGCACAGTAGCTATACTCCATGTGTTTTAACTGGAGttggtatatacatatttattttttgCCAAACATACCCCTATTTCGTTGGAAATCACAAGTTCTGAAGGTTAGAAAGATGCTTCTTGTTTAACAATTAGAGAGCACAGGGAGTTTACTTTTGTCATAGGTAAATAAACTGGGGTTTTCAATTTTTAGGTTAAATTAAAGATGTGCATAGTAGTTTGTGGATTTGATGTTgataataatcatgtttgtaatgttCTATTCGTGCTCATATTGCTCAGCTTTTTTCCTGCAGTCTGAACTTAGTTATTAAAGCTTTAAAAATGGCGTCTGAATGAAGGCATTATTAGTATTCCATCTGAGTTAATCACTGAGATCCTATATCGTCTTCCTTCCAAATCGGTTGGTCGTTTCAGGTGTTTTTCAAAAGATTGGTTATCTCTACTTTCATCACCACAATTCATCAAAATCCATGAAGCTACACTTAACCAAGGTCCTATCATTTATCACGTGAGCGGGTCTATTATACCTTATTTAATTCCGTTTCATCAAttcaaagaagaagaaaaagcagTACCAGTAGAGTTTCCCTTAAAATTGCCTTATATCAAACCTGATTTCTATGGTTCTTGCAATGGCCTTGTTTTGATGTCTATGTATCACAATGATTTTGTGCCTGGTATGCTCATAATTTCAAACCCTACAACTAGAGAATATGTGGAATTGCCAAAATGTGAATATGGTTCAGGAATTATGTTTGGCGGATATAAGGTTGGATTCTTTTATGATGCTGTGACTGATGAGTACAAGGTTGTTACAATTTGCTATGTTCGtcgtcattattataaatattctgACTGTATGTGCGTTGATGTTTATAGTCTTAGAACTTATACGTGAACGTGGGTTACCGATTATCCTTATAAGTATCATCGGTGGACGAGTAAACCAGATGGTTTTGTTAATGGGTTTCTACATTGGATAACTAAGGGTTGTCCTAATGATCTACCGATTATTGTTGCCTTTTGTTTGGCAAATGAGAAATTCAGTAAAGTGCTGACACCTAATAATTTTGGTATACTGTTCAAGTATGATTGTGAAGTTGTTAATTTTGATGGAAAGCTTGCTATTTTTGTGGATGGTGAAATTTGGTTGATGAAGGAATATGGGGTAAAAGAATCTTGGACTAAGATGATACTACATGGACTAGATGAAATTCCTATATCAACTTATGAACCTAacatttttaattacaataaaaaAATTCTGGTGGTAAGCGACAATCAAATGTTGATGTATGACATTGAAGAAGGAAAGTTAAGCAAACAACATATATATGCTTCTCAAAATCTCAGGGGCTTGCAAATTAGTGCTGTGTGTGTTGAAAGCCTTTTGTCACTGAAATCAAGTGGGACTAGCTAGAAATTTGCATATACAAGTTAAGGTATATGTGTAGCACATGCAGTAGGCTTAGTTTGCATTTTACAATACCCCttgtcaattcatttgatggggagattgaatatttttttttttttgatgaaatGTAGAATTTGAATATGTTTTTTGTGGTTTGAATATGTTTTACCCAAAAAATTTCGTATGCATGTCATTATTTCTACTATGCTTGATGTTTACTTATGAATATATGCCAAATTCAGGCTTTCAGTCCCTAGTCATGCAGCAATTGTTGTTTACGCAGTGAACTACGACGTACTAATGTTACATGAGAATAGTGATACCAGAATATTTAAAATCCTATTTATGTGTTTCTATTTAGTTAAGTCAACTATCAACCCAATAAAATCAGCTCCTGATCACATATTATCAAAACGCACTAAGACTTGACTTCACGTAGTTTGGTAAGAAGATTAAGATCTTGTTACTTTGCTTTATTCGCTCCGACCTTGTTAACATTTGTATTGTGACGCTGCAAAGCAATGGATGATGATGTGTGTTGGTTGTTAAGGGGATTTTTTTTACAGATTTAATTTACTATTACTGATAGTAATTATGCAGGAGACCCAAATGATAGAAAGTATAGTTGACTGGTATAAAAGTTGAATTTGTAGCATCATCATCAGTTGTGCATGTCAAGTAATCTGCAAATTGCATTTCATGTTGTCAATTTAGTTCACGTAAGCCATAAATATGTTTGAAGTCTTATTGGGTAACACCTCAAAATGGATTTGGGGGTCATGAGTCAAGCATGTCAAATTTTCAAACGGGTACAAATAGGTCATGTTGGGTCGGGTTAGGTAACTGGTCAAAATGCCTAACGGGTTAAATGCTCCGAACGGGTCATATACTTTTTTCATGGTTTTTTTTTCCATTTATTATATTACTttagttattatttattttattcgtatatatataatgattaatgcttttataaatgtttggcagATGAAACTTGTTATGCTCGAAAATGACCCATTCACCAGACCTAATTCTATTTAGTGAGTTTTGGAAATTGATACCCATTAGACctgtttatttatattttgtataGGGCTCAATATGTTAGAACGAAACCATTTGGACATTCTTTTAAGCTTTTATTAGCATTGCCATGCTTAATTTTTCTCAAGACCCAATTAACTAGAAAGCTTGACCCAATTGACCCAAATTTTAGAGTATGAGTCTCAATTGTCAGGTATACTTTGATTAAATGGTAAACTCTTTTTACTTATGTGTACGCGACCTAACCAGGTTTATTACACGTGAATATTTGTGACCATTTTTTTACCACCTTAAATCATGAGGATGCCAATCACGATGTCATATATATTGTTGGTGCTAATTGGTTATTTCATGTTATTTGTTTGGTTATAAGTTTAGAAATAATTAGTTAGTAGCTAGTATTTTATTAAATGTTACTACTGTTAGAATTAATTTAAGTGTCAGTTTAATTAAAGTGTAGCTTTAGGAAGTGGTCTTTTGTTGACCGGGTTTCAAGCTTTAGTTGCGAAAAACGTGCGAGTATACCGAGTATATTGGGTAGAATATTTGGTATACGTTAGTGGTGAGATCTTGTTATTTTCTAGCTATATAACTAGCTATGATAATGATATGGTTGAATAAAATACTCACTGACTTCCGTTtcattttttctttcttttgttgCATATACAAACACAAACACATACAGTTATACCTTCTGTATATAATTTAATTCAAAGTTAGAGGGACCTAAACCCACATATATTGTGATGGTTCAAGCTGAAACTTGAATCACCAACGGAATTTGTCataaatatccttattattatgtGAACACTCTTTCCGAAACAAGCACAATATGGGATCGAAGGCCGTTCTGTTTAGAACATCACAAATGTTCCATATTCAATGAAACATAATATGGCCAGTTATCAAAATCTTATATCCCATGGCCAGTTACCCAGAGCAGCAATCAAAATAGTTTACAAAATTATCTTTCAACTCAAACTAATTATACAGAGCAAAACCTTTATAACTAACATGATTGAATATATTAAGTCAAAGCCTCGACTTTGCACATGTACCTTCACTCGAACATGTCGATTTCCAACCGATTAGCTGAGTATTGGCTAGACGAGGCTTTCTACACAAGTACCGCCAACTTTGAAATCTTCCAGGTTTTGAATATCAACACTCTTACAGATAGCTCCTTCTTCTAAATCATATATCCACATTTGATCGCGTGTGACCAACAATATCTTTACGTTGTCATACAAAATCATTGGCTCAACAATCAAAATATTATCGATAAAATCTTCGTCCAAGATTCTTTCACCCCGAACTTATTCATCAACCATATCTCACCTCACACTTCAAAAAATATAGAAAGCTAATTTCCACCAAGATCAACGAGTCTACAATCATCAGTAGACCCTATATCAACATCAGGTGACTCCACTTCACTTCACTTCTCATCAGTTAAACTAAACACGACAATTACTTGTAAATCGTGCAAATCCTCTTCATAGAAAACTAATGAAGAAATCCGTTAATGAATACACCCGGAAAACTCGTATGGTACGAATGATCGTAAGGAGAATCAGTCACTTGTTTCTTGGTATTATTTCTAAGGCTATAAACGTAAACCCACATACAATCAGGCGATATTCTAACAACCTCGTAATCATCACTAACTGAATCATAACCAAATCCATATGTTATATCAATTACTAAAAAGTCACCTACCACCTCAAAACCAGATCCCAGCAGTGCCACATGTTTATTCATGCATAAGCAAACCACCTATATCTTGCCATTGACATACAAAATCATCAGCTCAATGGAATATCAATATATTCACGAACTAAAATCTTGATGTAAATCATAGATACAAATATGGTCTTGTTGCTTCTTTACTTAGTATGATATCCAATACGTGTTGTATTTGAACCATTTTGCACCATATCAGAAGAAATTTTATATAAAGGATTGTTACTATTTGAAATCTCTCCTCGAAACAATGTACGTATAAAGTGCAATCAAAAATCAAATTAGGAGTACCAACACAATTTCAGAACTGATCCAAATAGTAATTATCTAGAGCATAATAATGTAATTAGACAACGATCTCATGGTAAATCCTATCAGAGTAAATAACGTGGGGGGATAAATATAAGCAAAACCTTACTTCTACATATGTGTACAACCTTTGCTTAAGTGTAGCAATTTTGACATATGTTTGTGCCTTTAGCATGTATAATTACATATATTCGCATTGGATTTCTACAAATTTTCACCAGAACAGGAGTCAGTTTTTGTGAAATTAGAAGATTATTACTACAAGAATACACTTTCCTACACAATGTACAAGATGGGATGAAGGATGATCTATGAAGAACCAACACAACATCATGAAGGATACACATTTGACAGAAACAAAACGaaacatatatatttttaagacAAATTTGACAAGAACGTGGTATGTTAGTGAACGATGTGTTAAATGCAAAATATAAACAAACTGGGAGATAATATAAGCTACACGTTCAATCTGTATACGCTTTTAACTCACTTGAATAAACAGATTAAATAAGAATATGTCTCTTTAGCTTTCTTTATAAAATCATCCCCTGTTGGTATTCACTCAAACTGAAGTGACATTTTTGGCATtaattatctttatctttatattttTTACTGACTCAATATGATCAAAACAAAAGGCTGATAGTAGCATATTCAGAGATACAGATTGCATAAACCATATCATATACAAACTGTAGCTATTATGAAATTGAGATCAAAACAATATTAGTTCCTAACAAAAGATCAAGATGAATAAATGTACCAAAGGTAGAGTAACATGCTTAGAATAAACAAATAATataagctaataataataataatccagtGGCTGTACTTCTATGAATGCACCTTCAACGATTTCCAATTAAGTTTTGGGGAAACAAGGCTTTCAACATAACTACCTTTTATTGTTATCTCGAACTCATCAAACAAAATCTCACCGGTTTCAGAAAGATGTCT
This window of the Rutidosis leptorrhynchoides isolate AG116_Rl617_1_P2 chromosome 7, CSIRO_AGI_Rlap_v1, whole genome shotgun sequence genome carries:
- the LOC139860250 gene encoding F-box/kelch-repeat protein At3g06240-like gives rise to the protein MKHSSYTPCVLTGVGIISIPSELITEILYRLPSKSVGRFRCFSKDWLSLLSSPQFIKIHEATLNQGPIIYHVSGSIIPYLIPFHQFKEEEKAVPVEFPLKLPYIKPDFYGSCNGLVLMSMYHNDFVPGMLIISNPTTREYVELPKCEYGSGIMFGGYKVGFFYDAVTDEYKYHRWTSKPDGFVNGFLHWITKGCPNDLPIIVAFCLANEKFSKVLTPNNFGILFKYDCEVVNFDGKLAIFVDGEIWLMKEYGVKESWTKMILHGLDEIPISTYEPNIFNYNKKILVVSDNQMLMYDIEEGKLSKQHIYASQNLRGLQISAVCVESLLSLKSSGTS